The DNA window CATTAACTTCATTTTTGTTGATTTGATTTGACCTTTTCAGCACATGGTAGTGACATCATACATGGTGAAAAAGCCCCACAGAACTCGATGAAGTACATGGCCTCTGTGCAGGACTACAAGGGTCACCATGTTTGTGGAGGATTTCTTATCACTGAGGACTTTGTAGTCTCGGCTGCACACTGTGATGACTTGTGAGTAATGAAACATCTTCTGCTGTAATCTGTGACTCATgtcattaaaacacatttagaaAATGTATTGATTTCCCCTCACTGATTACTCCTTCAGCAACCCCATACTCGTTGTTCTCGGCAACCACAATCTGAAGAACGGCAATcatcaaaaaataaagattGAAAACAAAATCATCCATGAAAATTATAAAGATGCTGGACAGGGTGATGACATCATGCTGATTAAAGTAAGGAGatggacactctggtgacagtagcagagaaaaggacactaaaaaaaactgctggacattatggacaatgctgggcatcctctgcacacggccataaacaaccagaggagtctgttcagtgaccggttgcttctcccaaagacaagaaccaacagacttaaaaactcctttgtcccacacaccatcagactgtttaactactctctggaggggagagggaggggaaacaggaggacaaaggaggggggaacaactaagctgtactaagctgtagtgccttttcactgtgcaatactttttgttaataaCCAATGGTGCAATAGActtcaatacttgaaatgtgcaattcccttgtattcttattcctatttattctatttatcccttttgtatactctttatttatatatgtctctgtatttatatatgtgtatatatagtattctgctcacattctgtaacttctgttggtgctgtgctatttggaaaccgaatttcccagaggaacccacccgagggattaataaagttctatcttatcttatcttatcttatcttatcttatcttatcttatcttatcttatcttatcttatcttatcttatcttatctctaGATATTCACATTTTAACAAGATACATATTTGTGGTCTTATTATTCtaattgtattttttgtattattttagggtctttacctcactATTTAAAGCGCGTTGAgagaactgttgttgtgattgggcgctgtataaataaaattgatttggaCTGAAATAGACATTTCTATTTTTACTTTGTGTCTTCAGCTGTCTGAGAAAGTTAAACTGGGCAATGGCGTAGAAACAATTCAGCTTCCACCTGCTGAAATAAACCTAAAAGAAAACCAAGTGTGTCAGTTGGGTGGATGGGGAAAAACTAAAACTGATGATAATAAACCTGCTGATGAGCTGATGGTGGCGAACGTGTCTGTCATTCAACGAAAGGTCTGTGAGCCCCAGTGGCCTGGTCTTCCTGCCAATGTTATCTGTGCAGGTGGATACAAAACAACCAAAGGATTCTGTCAGGTATGTTTTCTGTCCTTTCAGTGTAAACTGGCTCCTTGATCACAAATatataaaactgaataaaagcTGGTAAATTAACATTCTTCCTCCTCACAGGGAGATTCTGGTGGTCCTCTGGTGTGCGACGGGTCAGCTTATGGCGTCGTTTCTTTCAACTATAAAGGAAACTGCAGTTACCCCGATAAACCCAACGTCTATACAGACATCTCAAAATACCTTCAGTGGATTGACGGGATTGTGAAATCCAGAAAATATGATGAGTAAAAACTTCACTGAGAGTTTGGCATGTATATTAATGAAACGTCAGCATTTCTGATTCTCTGTCAGTGtaaccaaaaataaaaagtattaaatatgtgatttccttttttttaaatgattgttttattttgaacattataaataataaaataacaataaaacacagtaaacagtaaaaaatgtggTAAAACCAATCAACATTTCCCCATCTTACATCATAAATATGCCGTACTTCTTAGGGCAGGGTTCGTATTATGggttattctttcttttttgcatcTTTATTTGGTCTTCATCATATCGATGTACATCATGGatgttctgtttttcagtcGTTCTTTTAATTTACCTATATAAATGTGATAAAGACTGTTCTCATTTACCAActtacatgaaaaaataaatactatcCAAAATTTGTAGAATGTGCCTTTCCTGTTAAATACCTGGAAGTTCGCTGAGGTTAATCCACTTGATCATATGATCCATGTCCTGAAAATACATTGTACTTATGATATAAGATTTCTACAAGTAATAAATTACATAGGAATTAAAATGACCTATACAGTACTAGCAATTACTTACAGTATTtgtgtgtttcctttcaaatacTCAAAATTTAGGCACAACCTAAAATTACTTACACACTACTTAAATGcaattagtattttttttttaatgtaaagtaaCTGACATTGCaatactttaaaaaatcatGTTGCAATGAATAATTATATACCACACAATCTACACACTTGAAAATGAGCAGTTATTTAATCATATCCTCATTAATGCtgtttaatcatttacaaatcactGTTTTTCCCCTTCAGCCAGTGGAACAATTACCCACTCAGTGTAAATACACTCTActctgttttattgttcttcAGATAACAACAGATGATTATCACCAACCACAGTCTTCTCAAAGTTTGCAGTGTCATCTACgcttaaatataaatgaaacacATATAAATGTACATCTGTAGTGTTCTGTGTGCAGCATATGTATATTCCAACACATGCACAGTATTTTAAAGTGAGTGGGGAGTGTATTGTGCAAATGATGCTCCTCATTTCTGTTAAACACTGTTGGTGGTGTTTCTTTCAACTacaaaaacagctgcaaacACCCCCATAAGCCCAACGTCTATATGACATCTCAAAATACCTTCAGTCTACTGACGAGCTAATTAAGTTTTACTTTTGCATTATTGAAATGTAATTTCTGATTGCACTGTAAGTGTgaccagaaataaaaaaaaataaaaatatcattaGACATTTCATATCCTTTTGTAACAATTGTGATCTTTTTTATTATCAGCTC is part of the Pelmatolapia mariae isolate MD_Pm_ZW linkage group LG23, Pm_UMD_F_2, whole genome shotgun sequence genome and encodes:
- the LOC134621256 gene encoding trypsin-3-like, encoding MSQGASLCAARSEGVRGCAAGFLVVLLYRPPHRPLPSPFLSPSLCSTACRVVIRALCHRGAGTLSDQLTETRTVTLFSANTTKRCRVRVHVQRAPFAHGSDIIHGEKAPQNSMKYMASVQDYKGHHVCGGFLITEDFVVSAAHCDDFNPILVVLGNHNLKNGNHQKIKIENKIIHENYKDAGQGDDIMLIKLSEKVKLGNGVETIQLPPAEINLKENQVCQLGGWGKTKTDDNKPADELMVANVSVIQRKVCEPQWPGLPANVICAGGYKTTKGFCQGDSGGPLVCDGSAYGVVSFNYKGNCSYPDKPNVYTDISKYLQWIDGIVKSRKYDE